In the genome of Streptomyces sp. NBC_00259, the window CCGGGTCGCGCGAGATGAGCAGGAGGGTGTCGTCGCCCGCGATCGTGCCGAGAATCGCGTGCAGTTCGGCCTGGTCGATGGCCGACGCGAGGAACTGGGCCGCGCCGGGCGGCGTACGCAGCACCACCAGGTTCGCCGAGGCCTCCGCGGAGATGAGCAGTTCACCGGAGAGCCGGCGCATCCGCTCCTCCTTCGCGGACTCGCCGAGCGGCGCCTGCGGGGTGCGGAATCCGCCCTCGCTCGGGACCGCGTAGATGAGTTCGCCCCCGGTGTTGCGGATCTTCACCGCGCCGAGCTCGTCGAGGTCGCGGGAGAGCGTGGCCTGGGTGACGCTCAGTCCGTCGTCGGCGAGCAGCTTGGCGAGCTGGCTCTGCGAGCGCACCGGCTGCCGGTTGAGGATGTCCACGATCCGGCGGTGGCGGGCCGTGCGGGTCTGCGGCACGGATTGGCCTCCGTGCTCGGTGTCCTGCGCATCGGTCATCGTCGTCTCATTCTCCGGATCGTCCGTCCCCATGAATCTCGTCGAGGATGCCGGGAAGCGCCCGGAGGAAGGCGTCCACCTCCGCGTCGCCGATGATCAGCGGCGGCATGATCCTTACGACATCGGGGGCGGGCGCGTTGACCAGGAGGCCGGCACCCTGAGCCGCCTGCTGCACCTGGGCTGCGAAGGGCTCGGTGAGCACGATACCCAGCAGCAGGCCGGTGCCACGGACATGGGAGACCAGCGGATGCCCGAGGGACTCGATTCCGTCCCTCAGCAGCTCGCCGGTCCGCTTCACCTCGTCGAGCGTTCCGTCGAGGGTCCTGAGCACGGCGAGCCCGGCGGCGCAGGCGACCGGATTGCCGCCGAAGGTGGTGCCGTGCTGCCCGGGCCGCAGCAGTTCGGCGGCCGGGCCGAAGGCGATGGTCGCGCCGAGCGGCAGTCCGCCGCCGAGACCCTTGGCCAGGGTGACGACGTCCGGGTCGACCCCCTCGTGGGCCTGGTACTCGAACCAGTGACCGCTGCGGCCGATGCCGGTCTGCACCTCGTCGAGGACGAGGAGGGTGCCGGTGGCGCGGGTGATCTCGCGGGCGGCCTGGAGATAGCCGGGCGGCGGCACGACGACACCGTTCTCGCCCTGGACCGGCTCGACGATCACCAGGGCGGTGTCCTCGGTGACGGCGGCCCGCAGCGCCTCGACGTCCCCGTACGGTACGTGCGTGACGTCGCCCGGAAGCGGCAGGAAGGGCTGCTGCTTGGCGGGCTGGCCGGTGAGCGCGAGGGCGCCCATGGTCCGGCCGTGGAAGCCGCCCTCGGTGGCGACCATGTGCCGGCGTCCCGTCAGACGGCCGATCTTGAAGGCGGCTTCGTTGGCCTCGGCGCCGGAGTTGCAGAAGAAGACGCGGCCCGGGCGGCCGGAGAGCTGGAGCAGCCGTTCGGCGAGAGCGACCGGCGGCTCGGCGATGAACAGGTTCGACACGTGCCCGAGCGTGGCGATCTGCTGCGACACGGCCTCGACGACGGCGGGGTGGGCGTGCCCGAGGGCGTTGACGGCGATGCCGCCGACGAAGTCCAGGTACTCGGTCCCGTCGGCGTCCCAGACCTTCGCGCCCTCGCCGCGCACCAGGGACAGCTTCGGCGTGCCGTAGTTGTCCATCATGGAGCCCTGCCAGCGCCGCGTGAACTCCTGGCCGCTCATGCCTTTGCCCCTTCTGTGCCGTCGGGCACGACCATCGTGCCGATGCCCTCGTCGGTGAAGATCTCCAGCAGGATGGAGTGCTGCACCCGGCCGTCGATGACGCGCGCGGTGTTGACGCCGTTGCGTACGGCGTGCAGACAGCCCTGCATCTTGGGGACCATTCCGCTGGAGAGCTCGGGCAGCAGCTTCTCCAGTTCGGTGGCGGTGAGCCGGCTGATCACCTCGTCGCTGTTCGGCCAGTCCTCGTAGAGGCCCTGGACATCGGTGAGGACCATCAGGGTCTCGGCGCCGAGCGCGGCGGCGAGCGCGGCCGCGGCGGTGTCGGCGTTGACGTTGTACACATGGCCGTCGTCGGCGGAGCGGGCGATGGAGGAGACGACCGGGATCCGGCCGTCGTCCAGGAGCGCCTTGATCGCACCCGTGTCGATCGCGGTGATCTCGCCGACCCGGCCGATGTCGACGAGTTCGCCGTCGATGGTCGGGCGGTGCTTGGTGGCGGTGATGGTGTGGGCGTCCTCGCCGGTGAGGCCGATGGCGAGCGGGCCGTGCTGGTTGAGCAGCCCGACCAGCTCGCGCTGTACCTGTCCGGCGAGGACCATGCGTACGACGTCCATGGCCTCGGGCGTCGTCACGCGCAGCCCGGCCTTGAACTCGCTGACGAGCCCGTGCTTGTCCAGCTGGGCGCTGATCTGCGGCCCGCCGCCGTGCACGACGACGGGCTTGATGCCGGCGTGCCGCAGGAAGACGACGTCCTGGGCGAATGCGGCCTTGAGTTCCTCGTCGACCATGGCGTTGCCGCCGAATTTGATGACGACCGTCTTGCCATGGTGGCGGGTGAGCCACGGCAGTGCCTCGATCAAGGTCTGCGCCTTGGGGAGTGCGGTGTGCTTGCGGGTGCTCATCGGCTCCGTGATCTCCCTGGTCCTCAGGAGGAGTAGGCGCTGTTCTCGTGGACGTAGTCGGCGGTCAGGTCGTTGGCCCAGATGACGGCGGACGCGGACCCGGCGGCGAGGTCGGCGGTGATCCTCACCTCGCGGTAGCGCATGTCGACGAGGTCCCGGTCCTCGCCGACGGACCCGTTGCGGCACACCCAGACGTCGTTGATCGCGACGTTCAGCCGGTCGGGCTCGAAGGCGGCCTTCGTCGTGCCGATGGCGGACAGCACCCGGCCCCAGTTGGGGTCCTCGCCGTGGATGGCGCACTTGAGGAGGTTGTTCCGGGCGATGGAGCGGCCCACCTCGACGGCGTCGTCCTCGCTCGCGGCGTTGACCACCTCGATCCGGATGTCCTTGCTGGCGCCCTCGGCGTCGCCGATGAGCTGCCGGGCGAGGTCGTCGCAGACGTCCCGTACGGCGTCGGCGAACTCCCCGTACTCCGGGGTGGTGCCGGAGGCGCCGGAGGCCAGCAGCAGCACGGTGTCGTTGGTGGACATGCAGCCGTCGGAGTCGACCCGGTCGAAGGTGAGCCGGGTGGCGTCGCGCAGCGCCTTGTCGAGCGTGGCGCTGTCCAGGTCGGCGTCGGTGGTGAGGACGACGAGCATGGTGGCGAGGCCGGGGGCGAGCATGCCCGCGCCCTTGGCCATGCCGCCGACGGTCCAGCCGTCCTTGGTGACGACGGCCGTCTTGTGGACGGTGTCGGTGGTCTTGATGGCGATGGCGGCCTTCTCGCCGCCGTGCGCGCTGAGTTCGGTGGCGGCCTTCTCGATGCCGGGCAGCAGCTTGTCCATGGGCAGCAGCTCACCGATGAGTCCGGTGGAGGCGACGGCGATCTCGCCTGCGCTGTGGCCCTGAAGGACCTGGGCGGCCTTCTCCGCGGTGGCGTGGGTGTCCTGGAAGCCCTGGGGGCCGGTGCAGGCGTTGGCGCCGCCGGAGTTGAGGACGACCGCGGAGACGGCGCCGCCCTTGAGGACCTGCTCGGACCAGAGGACCGGGGCGGCCTTGACACGGTTGGAGGTGAAGACACCCGCGGCGGCGTGGCGCGGTCCGTCGTTGACCACGAGGGCCAGGTCGGGGTTGCCGTTCGCCTTGATTCCGGCGGCGATGCCCGCGGCCGTGAATCCCTGTGCAGCGGTGACGCTCAAGGTGCCACTCCGATCGTGGAAAGGCCCGTGGTCTGGTCGAGACCCAGGGCGATGTTCATGCTCTGGACCGCGCCGCCCGCCGTGCCCTTGGTGAGGTTGTCGATGGCGCTGATCGCGATGATGCGGCCGGCGGACGCGTCGTGGGCGACCTGCACCTGAACGGCGTTGGAACCGTAGACGGACGCGGTGGCGGGCCACTGCCCCTCGGGGAGCAGCCGGACGAAGGGCTCGTCCGCGTACGCCTTCTCGTACGCGGCCCGTACGGCGTCGGCGGTCGTGCCCGGCTTCGCCTTGGCGCTGCAGGTGGCGAGGATGCCGCGGGGCATGGGCGCGAGGGTGGGGGTGAACGAGACGGTGACGGGTTCGCCCGCGACCGCGCTGAGGTTCTGGATCATCTCGGGGGTGTGCCGGTGGCCGCCGCCGACGCCGTACGGACTCATGGAGCCCATGACCTCGGAGCCGAGCAGATGCGGCTTGAGGGCCTTGCCCGCACCGGAGGTACCGCTGGCCGCGGTGATCACGGCCTCGGGCTCGGCGAGACCGCCCGCGTACGCCGGGAAGAGGGCGAGCGAGACGGCCGTCGGGTAGCAACCGGGCACCGCGATGCGCTTGGACCCCTCCAGCGCGGCGCGGGCGCCCGGCAGTTCGGGAAGGCCGTAGGGCCACGTACCCGCGTGCGCCGAGCCGTAGAACCGCTCCCAGTCCGCAGGGTCCGCCAGGCGGAAGTCGGCGCCCATGTCGACCACGAGGACCTCGTCACCGAGCTGCTCGGCGACCGCGGCGGACTGGCCGTGCGGCAGCGCGAGGAACACGACGTCGTGCCCGGCGAGGATCTCCGGGGTGGTCGCCGCGAGCACCCGGTCGGCGAGCGGCAGTAGGTGAGGCTGCAGCGCGCCGAGCCGCTGCCCGGCGTTGGAGTTCGCGGTCAGGGCGCCGATCTCGACCCCGGGGTGCGCGAGGAGCAGGCGGAGCAGTTCCCCACCCGCGTATCCGCTCGCTCCCGCGACTGCTGCACGTACTGGCATCGGACCCTCCATGATCGATGGCATGACTATACGCACCATCGCAGCTTTATGCAACGCAGGCCCGGTCCGGGACGAAGCGCTCCGACGACCGGGCCCTCGGCCGGCGGACGGGCGCCCGAGGTGGCGGAGCTGAGCGCTCCGGTCGGCGGGAGAGTAGCGATCGGTCTTCTGACCTGCGAGGTTTTCACGGAAACAGACGGGGAAGAGCAGAAGGCCGGGCCGTGCCGATGGGGCGCGGGGCCCCCGGCCGGAGGTTGAGGGAGGTCATCCTCGTACGGGACGTACGAGGACGAGGGCCGGAGGCACCCCGCACGCCCGAAGGGCTACAGGGGTGCGGGGTCCCAGGCGCAGGCTCCGGGCGAATGCCGAGCGTCCGCACGGCTAGGCGCGCCGCCCCCACGCCGAGACCATCGGGGCGGTGGCCAGGTCGAGGCGGCCGGTGGCGCCGTTCGCCAGGTGGCGGTCGATCTCCTCGTCGGTGGCGAGCCCCGCCGCCACCAGACGGGCGCGGATCTGCCGCACGGTCGTGGCCTCGAGGACGGCACACGCCGGCGAGGCGATCGGGAAGTACGCGTCGGCCCGGACGTCGTCCAGACCGGCCTCGCGCAGCAGCCTGGGCAGAGTCCGCCCGTACGCGAGGTCCGCGCCGCGCGCCGCCATCAACGTGCGGAAGCCCGATCGCAACCGGTTGGCGAGCCGCTCTTCGGGACCCGACTCGTCCGGACAGAGCAGCGGCTGCAACCCCGGGTCCGCGTCCTCCAGCAGCAGCCGGCCGCCGGGCCGCAGCGCCTGCACCATCCGGCGCAGCGCCTCGGCGCGGTCGGTGACATGCACCAGGACCAGCCGGGCGTGGACGAGGTCGAAGCCCCCGGACGGCGGCGGGTCGGCCGACACGTCGTGGCGCAGCACCTCGATCACGCCACCGGCGATGTCCCGGGTCCAGGACACGTCGATGTCGGTGGCGACCACCGTTCCCTCGGACCGACCCGCTCGGCCAGCCCGAGAGGTACGGACGGACCACCGGCACCGACCTCCCAGCACCGCATGCCGGGGGCGATCCCGAGCCGGTCGACGTGCCGGAACGTCACCGGATCTAACAGCTCGCTGAGGGCGTCGAACCGGATCCCCGCCTCCGACGCCGGTTGTCCAGGAGGTAGCCGCGATCCGTGTCGTGCTCAGCCATGTCGCGATTCTGGCAGAGGGGCAGTCGTGCGCTACGCGTTCGAGGCGACGCCGAAGCCCGGCCGAGAAGGCCGGGGCTCGGCAGTCGGCGCAAGCTCAGCGGCGGGCGCGGGCGAGCAAGGCCGCGTGCGGCAGGGTGAGTACACCCTCCGGGCCGGCGAACTCCGCGCTGAACAGATCGAAGTGGCGCTTGATCTCGGCGCGTGTCCGAGGGGTCTGGCTCTGTACCATCTGCCCGCCGAACGCCACACCGGACGCAGGGCCGCTCCACCACTCCTCGGCGTCCGCGCGGTGGTCCCAGCGCAGCGTCTCGCAGGCCACCTCGCGCAGCCCCGTCGACTCCATCAGGCCCGTCAGGCCGCTCTCGTCACGGGGAAAGTCCTCGTCAGGGGCGAGGCCCGCGGGCAGGTGCGGTGGGCGCACGGCACCGGCGGCCTGGATCGCGCGGCCGATCAGAGCCTGTCCCGGTGCCGGTGGCGCCGCCCAGATCGTCAGCGCGATCCACCCGTCCGGCCTCACGACGCGGCGCAGTTCGGCCAGGGCCGCCCTCGGCCGGCCCACGTGGTTGAGCACGAAGTTGCCCACGACGGCGTCGAACTCCGCGTCGCCGAAGGGAAGTTCGGGCAGGACGGCGACGCGCACATCGGCCTCGGGCACGGCCGGCCCGGCCAGATCGACCATGCTGGGCTCCGCGTCCACGGCCACGACCCTCGCGCCCCGGGCGCATCCGGCGGCAGCGACCGTGCCCGGCCCCGTACCCACATCCAGCATGCGCACACCGGGCCCCACCTCGGCGGCGTCGAGCAACTGCGGTACCGGGTAGGCGCACAGCCTGGCGAAACTCCCGGCATAGGGAGCACCCCGGCCTGCCCAGATCAGCCGCTCACTCCTGTCGAAGCCCGTCACGGACACCGGCACCCTCCCCAGCCCGGACCCAGGATCAGCGTGAAGCGGAGACACTAGCCCACCGCCCGAGGCCCCTGTCGGCAGTGACGGGTAGCGCCCTGTGGAATCCGTTTGAACGGATGTCGCGTGGACGTGCACGCTTGCCCGGTGATGCAAGGCGCGGCAAGCGCCGCGTCAGTGCGGCGAACGCCCCGCCCGGCCCAGCGCCTCGCCGCGTCGCCGCAGGAAGTCCCGTTCGGCCGCGTTGCCGGCCAGGGCGGCGGCCGCCTCGTACGCGCGTGCCGCCTCCTCGTGGCGGTCCAGCCGGCGCAGCAGGTCGGCGCGGACGGCGTGGAAGACGTGGTAGGTGTCGAGACCGAGGCCGTCCACGACGGCGAGTGCGGGCCCGGGGCCCTCGGTCTCGGCCACCGCGACCGCGCGGTTGAGAGCCACGACCGGGGTCGGGGCGAGCGCGTAGAGCTGGTCGTAGAGCCGGAGGATCTGCCGCCAGTCGGTGGCGGACGCGGTCGGGGCGTCGCTGTGGACGGCGTTGATCGCCGCCTGGATCTGGTACGGGCCCGGCCGGCCCAGGCGCAGACAGCGGCGGACGAGAGCCTGGCCCTCGGCGACGAGGTCCCGGTCCCAGCGGGTGCGGTCCTGGTCGGCCAGCAGCACCAGCCGGCCGTCCGGGCCGGTGCGGGTGGCCCGGCGGGACTCGACGAGCAGCATGAGCGCCAGCAGGCCCATGACCTCCGGCTCGTCGGGCATGAGTTCGCGCAGGAGCCGGCCGAGGCGAACAGCCTCCGTACAGAGGTCCTCGCGGACGAGCGCCTCGCCCGAGGAGGCCGCGTAGCCCTCGTTGAAGACGAGGTAGACGACCGCCAGCACGGCACGGAGGCGGTCGGGGAGATCGGCGTCGGCGGGCACCCGGTACGGGATGCCCGCGTCCCGGATCTTGCCCTTGGCGCGGACGAGACGCTGGGCCATCGTCGGCTCGGACACCAGGAAGGCGCCGGCGATCTCGGCGGTGCTGAGCCCGCCGACGAGCCGCAGGGTGAGCGCGACCCGCGCGGCCGGGGCGAGGGCGGGATGGCAGCAGCTGAAGATCAGACGCAGCCGGTCGTCACGCACGGGACCCTCCTCGGCCGGTTCGTCGGCGGCGAACAGCAGGGCGGCCTGGGCGTGCCGGTCCTCGCGGGACGCCTCCCGGCGCAGCCGGTCGACGGCGCGGTTGCGGGCGGTGGTGATGATCCAGCCCGCCGGGCTCGGCGGCAGCCCGTCGGCCGGCCAGCGCTCGACCGCCGTGGCGAACGCGTCCTGGACCGCCTCCTCGGCGACGTCGATGTCGCCGAAGACGCGGACCAGGACGGCGACCGCGCGCCCGTACTCCTGACGGAACACGCGCTCCACGGCCGCCGCCGACACCTCCGGCACCCCGGATCCCGACCTCACCCGCAGCTTCCGTGCTCCATCGGCCTGACCTCGATGGACAGAGGGGCGAGGACGCGGGCGTACTTGCGGCCCCAGTCGAGCGCGGCGTCGAGATCGGGCGCCTGGATGATCGTGAAGCCGCCGAGGTGCTCCTTGCCCTCGACGAAGGGCCCGTCGGTCATGAGCACCTCCTCGTCCGTGAACTTCAGCACCGTGGCCGTGCTCGGCGGGAACAGGCCCCCGGCGAACACCCAGGCCCCCGCCTCCCTGATCTCGGCGTTCAACGCCTCCAGATTCCGCATGACCGGCTCCAGGAACTCCGGCGGCGGCGGGTCCCCGTCGGGCTGGTAGATGCTGAGCAGGTACTGCCTCATCGCACTTCTCCTTGCGTCGACCGCCGGCGTCCCTCCGCCGTGGTCCGGCGTGGTCCGGCGTCGTCCGGCGTCGTCCGGCGTGGTCCGGCGTGGTCCGGCTTCTCACCCTCTATACGAACGGGCCCGGCGCGGATCGACACCCCCACCGGGAAAAGTCGGCGCCGATTGACGTGCAGCCACCCGGCTGCCTATATTTCATGCAGCCGATTGGCTGCATATCGGAGGACGGTGGAGACGCATCGGTGGACGAGGTGTTCAAGGCGCTGGCCGACCCCAGCCGCCGCAGGCTGCTCGACAGTCTCAACGCCCGCAACGGGCAGAGCCTGCGGGAGCTGTGCGCCGGGCTGGAGATGGCCAGGCAGTCCGTCAGCAAGCACCTGGCCGTACTGGAAGCGGCCGGCCTGGTGACCACGGTCCGTCGCGGCCGGGAGAAGCTGCACTACCTCAACGCCGTACCGATCAACGCCATCGCCGAGCGCTGGATCAGCCGGTACGACCGCGAGCGCGTGCGCGCCCTCGCCGACCTGAAGGCCGCATTGGAGCGAGAACCCATGGGCGACAACCCGAGTGACACCCCGAGCGACACCCCCGCATTCGTCTACACCACGTACATCAGGACCACTCCCGAGAAGCTCTGGCAGGCGCTGACCGATCCGGCCTTCACCCGGCGCTACTGGGGGGTGACCTTCGCCTCCGACTGGAAGGCGGGCTCGGAGATGGCGTGGGAGCAGTTCGGCATCACGCTGGCCGACCCGGCCCAGGTCGTCCTCGAATCCGAGCCCGGACGGCGGCTGTCCTACACCTGGCACACCTTCACGCCCGAGTTCGCCGAGGCCTGCGGGCTCGACGGCGAGGTCGCCGCCAAGGTGGCCGGGGAGCCCCGGTCGAAGGTGACGTTCGAGATCGAGCCGGTCGGGGAGATGGTCAGGCTGACCGTCGTGCACGACGGCTTCGAGCCGGGGAGCACGGTCCTGGAGGGCGTCAGCGGCGGCTGGCCGGCGATCCTGTCGAGCCTCAAGACCCTGCTGGAGACGGGCGAGACCCTGCCGGAACCGCAGGAGCAGTCCCCGTAGCGACCGCGGCGGGACGCGCCTCGTCGTGTCAGCGTGTCAGCCGTTCTCCAGGCGCAGGTTCCAGCGGCCCGCCCTGCCGGTCAGGACGACCGTGGACAGCGGCCGGACGTCCACGTTCCAGTACGTGCCGGGCGGGGCCTTCAGCGCGTACACGAGCGCGGCCCGTACGACGGCGGGTTCGGCGACGGCCAGGACGGAACTGCCGTCGTCGGCGGGACGGGTGTCGAGCCAGCCCCCTATCCGCGTGATGAAGCGCAGCAGCGGCTCGCCGCCGTGCGGTGCCGAGCGCGGATCGGCGAGCCATTCGTCGACCGCGTCCGGCTCCACGGCCGCCACCTCGGCGAACGTGAAGCCCCGCCACCGGCCCATGTCGCAGTCGCTCAGCGCGGGCTGCGCCAGCGGGGCGTAGCCGAGCGCGTCGGCGGTGGCCCGGCTGCGGGCGGTCGGCGAGCAGTAGCGCAGCTCTGCCGCGCCCAGGGGGACGAGCGCGGGCGCGGCGAGCTGCACATCGTGCCAGCCGGCCTCGTCCAGCGGCCGGTCGTCGTCGAAGCGCTCGGCCAGCCGGGAGGCACAGCGCGCGGCGGTGACAAGGGTGACCCGAACACTCATGGCGGGATCGTGATGCCGAGCACGCCCCAGGTCAAGAGGGGTTACTGACCGTTAACGAAGTTCACCGGGACCGAGGGCCATCCACTTCTGCGGGTCACCGAGCGGTACGAATCCGGCCTTCGCGTAAACGCCATGGGCGTCATCGGTGGCGAGCAGGACCCGTCGCAGCCCGAGCGGTCCGAGATGGTCGCGCACCGCCTCGACGAGCGCCGTACCGATCCCCTTTCCGCGCGCGGCCCTGTCGACGTAGACGTCGCACAGCCAGGCGAACGTGGCCCGGTCGGTGACGACGCGCGCGTACGCGACGAGCTCGCCGGAAGTCCGGTCGTACGCACCGAAGTTGAGGGACCCCTCGATGGCCCGGTCCTGCTGTTCCCGGCTGCGGCCGAGTGCCCAGTAGGCGTCGGTGGAGAGCCAGCGGTGGATCCGGGCGGGGTCGAGCCGGCCGGGGTCGTTGGAGATCTCGTACGCGGCGGGGAGGGCTGTCGTGTCACTCATCGGCGTACCTTCGCAGACACCCCGCCGGGGCGTCACCCGAGAATCTCGTCGCAGGCGGTACGCAGCCTCCGCACCCCCTCCGCGATCTCGGCCGGGCCCGCGACGCCGGCGAAGCTCAGCCGGAGGTGCCCCGCCGGAGGTTCGGCGCTGAAGTACGGGCGGCCGGGAGCCACGGCCACGCCCGCCCGGAGGGCCGCGGAGACGAGGGCCGCCTCGTCGGTGCCGTCGGGAAGACGGGCCCAGAGGTGGTAGCCGCCGGAGGGGATGTGCGGGAGCGAGAGTTCGGGCAGGTGCAGCCGCAGGGCCGCGGTCATGGTGTCGCGGCGGGTCTTCAACTCGGCCGCGACGGCGCGGAGGTGCCGCTTCCAGGCCGGGGCGCCGACGAGTTCCAGGGCGGCTTCCTGGAGCGGTCCGGGGACGAAGAAGTTGTCGACGACGTGGATGGCGCGAAGACGTTCGAGGACGGGTCCCCGGGCGGCCAGCGCGGCCACCCGCAGGCTCGGTGAGGTGACCTTGGTGAGGGAGTGGACGTGCACGACCACGCCGTCGGGGTCGTCGGCGGCGAGCGGCGCGGGGAGCGGGCCCGCGTCGGCGTGGACGAGACGGCGGGCGAAGTCGTCCTCGACGACGAACGCGCCCGCGGCGCGTGCGATCCGCAGCACCTCGGCGCGGCCTTCGGGGGCGAGCACGGCTCCGGTGGGGTTCTGGAAGAGCGGCTGGGTGACGAACACCCGGGCGGCGGTGGCCCGGAAGGCCGCGGCGAGGAGTTCGGGGCGGACACCCTGAGCCGGGTCGGCCGGCACCGGCACCGGCCGCAGCCCCGAGGCACGGGCGATGGCCAGCATGCCCGGGTACGTGGGCGATTCGACGAGCACGGGAGCGCCGGGCGGGGCGAGGGCGCGCAGCGCGGTGGTGAGCGCGGACTGTCCGCCCGCGGTCACCAGCACCTCGGCCGCCGTGACACCCGGGCCGATGCCGCGCGCGAACCATGCGCGCAGCTCGGGCAGTCCGTCGGTGGGCGGGCGGCCCCACGCCCCCGGGCGCCTGCCGCCCCGCGCGAGCGCCGCGGCCATCGCCTGCTCGGGCTGCAGGGACGGATGCAGATAGCCGCCGTTGAACTCGACGACACCGGAGGCGGGCGCGGCGAGCGTCACGAGCACACCGGAGGCGTCGACGGCCCGCGGCACCACCTCCGTCGCGCCGTCCGCGCTGAGCGCGACCTCCTGCCAGGAGGTGTCGCCGGGAGCGGGGGTGTCCGCCCGGGGCTGCGCGCGGAAGGCGCCCGCGCCCGGCCGGGTGACGACGAGCCCTTCGGCGGTGAGCTGGGCCAGGGCGCGGGAGACCGTGACCGGCGAGACCCGGTGGCGCTCGACCAGAACTCGGCTCGACGGCAGCTTCTCTCCGGGTGAGTAGCGGTTCAGCTCCCGCTTCAGGATGCTCGCCAGTTCGGCCACACTGCTACGCTCTTGCATGGAAGCACAGGATAGCGCTACTGCCACCGCGTCGATAGCGGTCCCCGCCACGCCGCCGGCGTCGCATACGGCGGCCCGCACCGAGAGCCCGGCCGGGTCCCGCCGCGGGACCCTGCTCGCCTCGCTCGGCGTCGCCGCCTTCTCCCTCACGTTCCCCTCGACCGCCTGGGGGCTCGAGTCCTTCGGCCCGTGGTCGCTCGTGGCCCTGCGGACCATCCTCGCGGCCGCCATCGCCGGCGTCTTTCTGCTCGCGCTGCGCGTGCCCGTACCCGAGCGGCGGCACTGGGGCTCCCTGCTGGTCGTCGCCGGCGGCGTGGTCGTGGGCTTCCCGCTGCTCACGACGCTCGCGCTGCGGACGTCGACCACGTCCCACGCCGCGGTGGTGGTCGGGCTGCTGCCGCTGACGACCGCCGCCTTCGCGGCCGTGCGGACCGGCCGGCGGCCCTCGCGCACCTTCTGGGGGGCGGCGCTCGCCGGCGCCGCGGTCGTGGTCGCGTTCACGCTGGGCGAGAGCGGCGGCTCACTGTCGGCGGGCGATCCGTATCTGTTCGGCGCGCTGCTGGTGTGCGCGGCCGGCTACACGGAGGGCGGCCGGCTGGCCCGGCTGATGCCGGGCTGGCAGGTCGCCGGCTGGGCGCTCGTCCTGTGCCTCCCGCTCGCCCTGGCCGGCGCGGTGGTCGCCCTGATGGCCGAACCGGTCCGCCCGACCGCGCACGGCCTCGTCGGACTGGCCTGGGTGGCCGCCGGATCGACCTTCTTCGGGCTCTACGTCTGGTACCGCGGCATGGCGTCGATCGGCATCGCCAGGGCCAGTCAGCTCCAGCTCGCCCAGCCGCTGCTGACCCTCGTCTGGTCGGTCCTGCTGCTCTCGGAGCAGCTCTCCCCCGCCGCCCCGCTGGCCGCCGTCGCGGTGCTGGTCTGCATCACCGTCACCCAGCGCACGAGCACCTGAGAGTGACACGGGTCACACCCCGGGACGTAGACTCAGGAATACCCGACCACCCCCTTCAAGGAGGTCACGCCCGATGGAAGCGAGTGTGGGCGACAAGCTGCTCGTGCACGGCCGAGTTGTCGGTCAGCACGATCGGCTCGCCGAAGTCGTAGAGGTACTGGGCGACAAAGGCACACCCCCCTACCGTGTCCGCTTCGAGGACGACGGGCACGAGTGCCTGATGTCCCCAGGTCCCGAC includes:
- a CDS encoding arginine repressor, which encodes MTDAQDTEHGGQSVPQTRTARHRRIVDILNRQPVRSQSQLAKLLADDGLSVTQATLSRDLDELGAVKIRNTGGELIYAVPSEGGFRTPQAPLGESAKEERMRRLSGELLISAEASANLVVLRTPPGAAQFLASAIDQAELHAILGTIAGDDTLLLISRDPAGGKALADHLLRLAQNDR
- a CDS encoding acetylornithine transaminase — its product is MSGQEFTRRWQGSMMDNYGTPKLSLVRGEGAKVWDADGTEYLDFVGGIAVNALGHAHPAVVEAVSQQIATLGHVSNLFIAEPPVALAERLLQLSGRPGRVFFCNSGAEANEAAFKIGRLTGRRHMVATEGGFHGRTMGALALTGQPAKQQPFLPLPGDVTHVPYGDVEALRAAVTEDTALVIVEPVQGENGVVVPPPGYLQAAREITRATGTLLVLDEVQTGIGRSGHWFEYQAHEGVDPDVVTLAKGLGGGLPLGATIAFGPAAELLRPGQHGTTFGGNPVACAAGLAVLRTLDGTLDEVKRTGELLRDGIESLGHPLVSHVRGTGLLLGIVLTEPFAAQVQQAAQGAGLLVNAPAPDVVRIMPPLIIGDAEVDAFLRALPGILDEIHGDGRSGE
- the argB gene encoding acetylglutamate kinase: MSTRKHTALPKAQTLIEALPWLTRHHGKTVVIKFGGNAMVDEELKAAFAQDVVFLRHAGIKPVVVHGGGPQISAQLDKHGLVSEFKAGLRVTTPEAMDVVRMVLAGQVQRELVGLLNQHGPLAIGLTGEDAHTITATKHRPTIDGELVDIGRVGEITAIDTGAIKALLDDGRIPVVSSIARSADDGHVYNVNADTAAAALAAALGAETLMVLTDVQGLYEDWPNSDEVISRLTATELEKLLPELSSGMVPKMQGCLHAVRNGVNTARVIDGRVQHSILLEIFTDEGIGTMVVPDGTEGAKA
- the argJ gene encoding bifunctional glutamate N-acetyltransferase/amino-acid acetyltransferase ArgJ, with product MSVTAAQGFTAAGIAAGIKANGNPDLALVVNDGPRHAAAGVFTSNRVKAAPVLWSEQVLKGGAVSAVVLNSGGANACTGPQGFQDTHATAEKAAQVLQGHSAGEIAVASTGLIGELLPMDKLLPGIEKAATELSAHGGEKAAIAIKTTDTVHKTAVVTKDGWTVGGMAKGAGMLAPGLATMLVVLTTDADLDSATLDKALRDATRLTFDRVDSDGCMSTNDTVLLLASGASGTTPEYGEFADAVRDVCDDLARQLIGDAEGASKDIRIEVVNAASEDDAVEVGRSIARNNLLKCAIHGEDPNWGRVLSAIGTTKAAFEPDRLNVAINDVWVCRNGSVGEDRDLVDMRYREVRITADLAAGSASAVIWANDLTADYVHENSAYSS
- the argC gene encoding N-acetyl-gamma-glutamyl-phosphate reductase; translated protein: MPVRAAVAGASGYAGGELLRLLLAHPGVEIGALTANSNAGQRLGALQPHLLPLADRVLAATTPEILAGHDVVFLALPHGQSAAVAEQLGDEVLVVDMGADFRLADPADWERFYGSAHAGTWPYGLPELPGARAALEGSKRIAVPGCYPTAVSLALFPAYAGGLAEPEAVITAASGTSGAGKALKPHLLGSEVMGSMSPYGVGGGHRHTPEMIQNLSAVAGEPVTVSFTPTLAPMPRGILATCSAKAKPGTTADAVRAAYEKAYADEPFVRLLPEGQWPATASVYGSNAVQVQVAHDASAGRIIAISAIDNLTKGTAGGAVQSMNIALGLDQTTGLSTIGVAP
- a CDS encoding class I SAM-dependent methyltransferase produces the protein MTGFDRSERLIWAGRGAPYAGSFARLCAYPVPQLLDAAEVGPGVRMLDVGTGPGTVAAAGCARGARVVAVDAEPSMVDLAGPAVPEADVRVAVLPELPFGDAEFDAVVGNFVLNHVGRPRAALAELRRVVRPDGWIALTIWAAPPAPGQALIGRAIQAAGAVRPPHLPAGLAPDEDFPRDESGLTGLMESTGLREVACETLRWDHRADAEEWWSGPASGVAFGGQMVQSQTPRTRAEIKRHFDLFSAEFAGPEGVLTLPHAALLARARR